One region of Chitinophaga varians genomic DNA includes:
- a CDS encoding RNA polymerase sigma factor, with the protein MKNKEQEFLAHIESNKGIIHKICKMYMDTADDQQDLFQEIVYQLWKSYGSFQEQSRFSTWMYRVALNTAIVFFKKERRQIQTSDTMPEYLAEEDHRTSEREWQLYHFYRAVQQLERLEKALVFYHLENYSHREIADNLGISEGNARVKLNRAKIKLKELIKLQGYEF; encoded by the coding sequence GGAGCAGGAATTTCTGGCACATATAGAAAGTAACAAGGGGATCATTCACAAGATCTGTAAGATGTATATGGATACTGCTGATGATCAACAGGACCTGTTCCAGGAAATTGTTTATCAGTTATGGAAGTCGTACGGTTCTTTTCAGGAGCAGAGCCGTTTTTCCACCTGGATGTACCGGGTGGCGCTGAATACCGCGATTGTTTTTTTTAAGAAGGAGCGACGGCAGATACAGACATCCGATACTATGCCGGAGTACCTGGCAGAGGAAGACCATCGCACATCGGAGCGGGAGTGGCAGTTGTATCATTTTTACAGGGCGGTGCAGCAGCTGGAGCGGTTGGAAAAAGCGCTGGTATTTTATCACCTCGAAAATTATTCTCACCGGGAGATAGCAGACAACCTGGGCATCTCGGAAGGTAATGCCCGTGTAAAGCTCAACCGGGCCAAAATAAAATTAAAGGAACTGATTAAACTACAAGGATATGAATTTTGA
- a CDS encoding Crp/Fnr family transcriptional regulator — protein MKKVMFIEEEADCKHSLTPAMHSFNPVTTVDELLKAQVDDGNVISIKKKRIIYAEGKTAASIFYILKGKVKTSKWNEDGKELITGLYHEGDFIGFNALLDSGRYRETAEVIEDAELVIISRTDLELHFEYNSSFLRKFLDILAANIAEKQEQMLRMAYSPLRKKVAEALLITCKKYNPTNQGEFSMNISRCNLAALAGVAKESLIRTLSDLRDENIIRIKDGKIIITDIRKLEHLIYCSDGKPNI, from the coding sequence ATGAAAAAGGTAATGTTTATTGAAGAGGAAGCGGATTGTAAACACTCATTAACCCCGGCTATGCATTCTTTTAACCCTGTTACCACTGTAGACGAACTGCTGAAAGCGCAGGTCGACGACGGCAACGTAATCAGTATTAAAAAGAAACGAATTATTTATGCAGAAGGCAAAACCGCGGCATCCATTTTCTACATCCTCAAAGGAAAAGTAAAAACCAGTAAATGGAATGAAGACGGAAAAGAGCTCATCACCGGCCTTTACCATGAAGGCGACTTTATCGGGTTCAATGCCCTGCTCGATAGCGGCAGGTACCGCGAAACAGCCGAAGTAATTGAAGATGCTGAACTCGTCATTATTTCCCGTACCGACCTGGAACTTCATTTCGAATACAACAGCAGCTTTCTGCGCAAGTTCCTGGACATACTCGCCGCCAATATCGCGGAGAAACAGGAACAGATGCTCCGGATGGCATACAGCCCGCTCCGCAAGAAAGTGGCAGAAGCGCTGCTGATCACCTGCAAAAAATACAATCCTACCAATCAGGGCGAGTTCAGTATGAATATCAGCCGCTGTAACCTGGCCGCACTGGCCGGTGTGGCGAAAGAATCCCTGATCAGGACATTGAGTGATCTGCGTGATGAAAACATCATCCGGATAAAAGACGGAAAAATTATTATAACAGATATCAGAAAACTGGAACACCTGATTTATTGCTCAGACGGAAAACCGAACATATAA
- a CDS encoding TraB/GumN family protein — protein MIQLLKKLSFAIATICTVTTTSFANTLPQPTAKTVLWKISGNGLDKPSYLFGTFHMLCKDDLIISDKAKKAFAGTSQLVIETNIFDPAEIKLAQKEVMSDVPQSQRLSKEKYAFVDSVLRARIGVPLQRFDSLRLSALVGVLAQLGFTCPQPVSQEAALYQYAQQQQMKFATLETIKEQVDYMNKGFSDAYFFKFLQGIDSLKHVTTRMVNAYKTEDIDVIQQEMNDADMSYWLLTRRNANWAVKMPAMMQANSCFFAVGSGHLAGENGIIQLLKAKGYTVTPVLN, from the coding sequence ATGATACAGTTGCTCAAAAAACTCTCCTTCGCCATTGCCACTATATGTACCGTTACTACTACGTCCTTTGCCAACACATTACCGCAGCCCACAGCGAAAACAGTCCTGTGGAAAATATCCGGCAACGGACTGGATAAACCTTCCTATCTGTTTGGTACTTTTCATATGCTCTGTAAAGATGACCTCATCATCAGCGACAAAGCTAAAAAAGCCTTTGCAGGCACCAGCCAGCTGGTAATAGAAACCAACATTTTTGATCCTGCGGAAATAAAGCTGGCGCAAAAAGAAGTCATGTCCGATGTTCCCCAAAGCCAGCGGTTGTCCAAGGAAAAATATGCGTTCGTGGATTCCGTGCTCCGCGCCAGAATAGGTGTGCCTTTACAGCGGTTTGACAGTCTCCGCCTGAGCGCGCTGGTAGGCGTACTGGCACAACTGGGCTTCACCTGCCCGCAGCCCGTCAGCCAGGAAGCAGCGCTTTATCAATATGCGCAACAGCAACAAATGAAGTTCGCCACGCTGGAAACAATAAAAGAGCAGGTGGACTACATGAACAAAGGATTTTCTGACGCCTACTTTTTTAAATTCCTCCAGGGCATCGACTCCCTGAAGCATGTAACTACGCGCATGGTCAACGCCTATAAGACGGAAGACATAGATGTCATACAGCAGGAAATGAACGACGCGGACATGAGCTACTGGCTGCTGACACGCCGTAATGCAAACTGGGCTGTTAAAATGCCCGCCATGATGCAGGCCAACAGCTGTTTTTTCGCAGTTGGTTCCGGCCACCTCGCCGGAGAAAATGGTATCATTCAACTGCTGAAAGCCAAAGGTTATACGGTGACCCCTGTTTTAAACTGA